ACAAGTACCTCGAGGGGTGGAGGCCACCTGAATTTGATGAATAGAGGGCGAAAGTTGCAATGCCCGGCACCGACAATCCCCGGCTGCCTGGCTACTGGTCAGGTTGACGGCCTCCGGCGGATCGTCACGAGAGCCCCTTAACGGCCCCGAGAAGGGGCCTTTTTTTGTTGGCGCGACCCGTAGGCCCCAAAACGCCGCACCTAGGGCAGGGGCCTGAGCCGCGTAAATACCTGCCCCCCCACTTGACAGGACGGATAGCCCATTGACATATCAAGGTTTCTTGATCTAATAATAGAGCCATCAACATATATTGATGGGACTGGGGGCCATGTTGGAACCCCAGGGGATGGCGGCAGTAATGGACGCTGAGTCGGAGGCCACCTTCGGCTGGGGTCAGTCCCGGATGCCGGACCACCTGCGAGGAATGACAGATGGCTCTCGGGCTCGTGAGCCCCTGCGTACTCGCTGGTCATGGTCCGGGGTCCTCAGGAGTTTGTCTGCAATGCTCTCCGCCGTGGCGGCCTTCCCTCCCACCAAACCGGAGTGGAGGTCACAGGCTACGGAGTCGGCCGCGGACTCGGGCGCGATGGCGATGACCCGGGTGCAGGCTGACCGTGGGCGCAGGTGCGGGGAGCAACCCGGAAGCTTTGGTCCCGTGGCGCCGCAGACAAACGCCTGCTGCAACGCCTGCTGTTAACGGTGGCCTACTGATGGGAGGCGGCAGTTGTGCTGGAACTAACGAGACCGAGAACCGTAGATGCCGCGGAACCGGACGAAGCGCGCTGGCTGGCCGGCATGGGGCGTGCCCTGTCCGATCCCGCCCGGATCCGTATCCTGTTGCTCCTGGCTGAGGGCCGGGCGTGCTGCGAGGGGTTGGAACAGAGAACTCCGGCGGGACCCGACGATGGGCTTTGTGTCTGCGAACTCGAGTCCCTCCTCGGCCTCCGTCAGTCCCTCGTTTCATACCACCTCCGTCTGCTCAAGCAAGCCGGCTTGGTCCGCGAGACCCGGCGCGGCCGCTGGTCCTATTACGCCCTGGACCGCACGGTCCTCAAGGAGCTGGCCGACAAGCTGTCCGCATTAGCTTCAGCCCGTCCTCCCGAACCGGCGGACCGCTCGCGGGACGCGGGGGTCGGGGCGGACCTGGACGGAAAGGGGGTGACAAAGATGAAGGACACGCGTGATCCACGCGAGCGCCGGCACCAGCAGCCAGGCGGCTTCGGCGCCGCGGCGCCGGCGACCACCGGCTGCTGCGGCGAGGAGTCGTGCTGCGGCGATACGCCTGAGCAGGCTACGGCTTGTTGCGAAGAGCCGGCGTGCTGCGACGACTGCTGCTAACGATCAGGCACGGCAACGCGGGAACCGGAGTGTCTCCAGAAAGGGCCCCGGTTTGTGGGGTGAGCACGGGATGCAGAAGGCGATCCCAGAGCCGTTGCGGCAGGCACTGGCGGCCCTCGACGCGGAGGCCATGCTGGCCACTGTCCGCGCTCTCTGCCGCCCGGAACTTGGCGGGCGGGCTACGGGCTCGCCGGGACAGGCGCGGGCCCGGCGCTGGCTGATGGCCAGCCTCCGCCGGCTAGGCCTGCGCCCAGAGTTACACCGCTTCCAGGTGAGAACCCGCCAGAGCCTGGGCACGGCGACTGTCGTGTGGACCCTCTTGAAAGGGCCAGCTAGGTCACTGCGACGCTGGGTCGACTTCACCGAGCACCCGCGCTCCGCTCCGGTTCCCGCGCCTGCCCGTGGCCCGCTCAAGGTCTGGGATGGTCGTACTGTCCCACGTGATGCATGGGTTCTGCTGTCGGGCGGAGAGGTGCGGCGCGGTGAGCTGCTCGCCACCCTTGCCGCCGAGGGTGCCCTCGGGGTTGTGGTGCCTCGCCGCGCCGGTCCCGATGGATGGCTCGCTAAGCATGTTTCCACGGGCCCAGTTCTCCCGTTGCCGGTTCTTACAGTACGTGCCGACCTGGCACAGCACTTAACCGGCGGGATGCTGGAGGTCGCCCTCCCGGGGAGCACGGAGCAAGTTGTTCGTGGGGCCAACATCCTCGCCCGGTTCCCTGGTGCCATCGGGGAGGCACTCGTCCTGATCGGTGCCCACTACGACGGCGTCGGGGATGACACGGACGGGACCCGCTTCCCGGGGGCGTCCGACAATGCCACCGGCGTGGCAGTGGTTTTAGAGGTTGCGCGGATCCTGGCCCGGGTCGGCCGTCCCGACGGCCTTCAACTGGCCTTTGTCTTCTTTGATGCGGAGGAACTGGGCGCCCGGGGCAGCCGGAGTCTTGCCCGTATGCTGGCTCGGTCGGCCCCGGTACGGCCGGGATGTCTGGTCCAGGTGATCAACGTAGACACCGTGGCCCGCCTCCGCGACGCGGTCTGGGTGGAAGGCGGTCCAGGTGCAGACCCCCTCCTGGCTGCCCTGGACCGGGCCGGGCGGGCGCTGGACATTCCCCTGCAGCTCGGTCCTGTGGCCTCCGACAACCGTGCCTTTGCAGCGGCGGGCTTTCCCGCCGTGGGTATTGCCACGGGCGGCGACCGGAGCCATCTTCCTTCCGACGTTCCCGGCGTGGTCGAACCCGAGGCGTTGTTAACCGCGGCGCGACTCCTCCTGGGCGCTCTGTGGATGCTTACGGACCAGACTTGACGGCGCTCCCTCCGGCCCTGTTGAGGCAGTTAGGCCCGGCGGCCAAGGTGCAATTAAGGAAAGGGGAGCTTCCGAAGTGAGGTTGGCACCGCCTTCCCTCGCATTGCCGCACTGAGACAAAAGGCTTCGCTGCCTGAAGAGGCATTGTCTGAAGACGATGCTGAACTATTTCGCTTGGTATCTTGAGGGCTAGTCACAATGAACGAGGCCGGCCCCGTTTCGCAGGTGCGTGGGTTACGCTGGACGTGCCTGCGTCCCAGGCGCAGAGCCACATGCGAAAGGGGCCGGTGGTATGAAGAATATCACGAAATTCGTGGGTCTGGACGTCCACCGGGACACGATCGCGGTCGGAGTGGCGGACCGCGAGGGCGGTCGCGGGCGGTACTGGGGTACCATCCCGCACCGCCCGGAAGCCGTGCGCAGGTTGATGGAGCAGCTGGGGCCGGCCGTGTCCCGGCAAGTGGTGGAAAAGCGGCTCCCCCTCGGGTTCCATGGGCTTACCTCGCTGCAACAGCCAAGGCGCTCACCGAGTCACTCCCCAACGCGTCACCGCCCTTGAGCTTCGCCATCGACGCCTGGCTAAAGTACCGCCGCTGCACCAGCCACTCGTCCTGCTGCTCCTCCAGCAGCGCACCCAGCAGGCGCAGCACCGCCGCCACGTTCGGGAAGATGCCCACCACGTCGCACCGCCGCGCCAGCTCGCGGTTCAGCCGCTCCAGGACGTTCGTCGAGTGGATCCCCCGCCAGTGCTCCGGCGGGAAGTCCATGTAGGCCAAAACCTCCTCCGCGGCCTCCCGCAGCAGGCTCGCCACCTGGGGGAACCGCCGCTCCAAGTTTGCCGCCACCTGCTCCAGCTGCTGCCGAGCCGAGGCACGGTCCGGCTGGGCGAAGATGGTCCGTACCAGCGCTGCCACCATGGACTGGGCGTGCTTGGGCACCCGCGCCAGCAGGTTCCGCATGAAGTGCACCCGGCACCGCTGCCACGTGGCGCCTGCCAGCACCTCACCGATGGCTCGCTTGAGGCCCTCGTGGGCGTCCGAGATCACCAGCCGCACGCCCTTCAGCCCCCGGGCCACCAGGCGACGTAGGAAGTCCAGCCAGAACTCGTACGTCTCGGCCGCGCCCACGTCGAACCCCAGGACCTCCCGTTCCCCTGTCTCCCGCACACCCACGGCGATCACGGCCGCCATGTTCACCACCCGTCCGTCTTGCCGCACCTTCACCGCCTTGGCGTCCAGCCACACGTAGGGGTACTCGCCTTCCAGCGGCCGGTTCCGAAAGCGCTCCATGTGCTCGTCCAGCTCGGCGCAGATGCGGGAGACCTCGCTCTTGCTCAAGCCCCCGACGCCCAGCGCCTGGACCAGCTCGTCCACCTTGCGCGTGCTCACCCCGTGCACGTAGGCCTCCTGCACCACGGCCAGCAAGGCCCGCTCCGCGCGCCGCCGCGGCTTCAAGAGGCTGGGGAAGTAGCTGCCGCGGCGTAACTTCGGGATCTGCAGCTCGATGGTGCCCACGCGCGTGTCCCAGCGCCGGGGGCGGTACCCGTTTCGGTAGGTAGTGCGCGACGGGGTGCGCTCGTAGCGCTGGGCGCCGATGAGTTCGCTGACCTCGACCTCCATCAGCTGCTGGGCGAGCCAGCGCAGGCCCTCCCGCAGGGCGTCGACCTCGGGCTCGCCCTGGTACTGGCGCAGCAGTTCGAGAAGTGCCATCCTGAAGTCAGCGGTCACCGGTGGTCCGACCTCCCTTCGTGCTCGGGTTTGTCCAACCCGAAGGGAAGCCGCCGGTGACCGCTGCTGTCAACGGCCACCAGCCACGCCTAAACCCTGGCCGGAAAGTCCACCACTACCCGGGACTTTAACCTGGGGCCCAAGGAGCGGCTCTTGGTCTGCTACGAGGCAGGGCCCACCGGATACGGGCTCCAGCGCTTGCTGGCCTCCCTGGGGATCGAGTGCATCGTGGTGGCCCCGGCGCTGACGCCCACGCGCCCCGGGGACCGGGTCAAGACCGACCGCCGGGATGCTGTGCGTCTGGCGGAGCTGCTGCGGGCCGGCGAACTGGCTCCGGTGTGGGTGCCCGGCGAGGAGGACGAGGCGCTGCGCGACCTGGTGCGGGCGCGGGAGGATGCCAAGCAGGACCTTTTGCGTGCACGCCACCGGCTGAGCAAGTTCTTGCTCCGGCACGGGATCCGGCCGCCGCAGGGGGTGCGCCGGTGGTCGGGCCGGTATCGGGAGTGGCTGGAGGGGCTGGAGCTGGGGCAACCGGTCCTGCAGCGGGTGTTGCGGGAGTACGTCCACGCCATCGATGAGATCGAGGAGCGCCTTAAGCGCCTGGAAGCGGAGATCCACGAGCAGGCCACGGCCAGCGTGCACGCGCCGGTGATTCAGGCTCTGCAGGCGTTGCGCGGGGTGGGCGAGGTGGTGGCGGTGACGGCGGTGGCCGAGGTCGGGTCGTTCTTACGCTTTGCCCGGGCGCGGCAGTTGATGGCGTACGCGGGGATCGTGCCCAGCGAGTATTCCAGCGGGGCACGCCGCAGGCGCGGTGCGATCACCAAGACGGGCAACGCGCACCTGCGCCGGGTGCTGGTGGAGGCGGCGTGGTCCTACCGCCACCCGCCGGCGCTCAAGGCGAAGATTCGGCAGCGCTACGAGGGGCAACCGCCAGAGGTGCAGCGGATGGCGTGGAAGGCGCAGGAGCGCCTGTGCCGCCGCTACCGGCGCATGATCGCGCGGGGCAAGCCGCACGCCGTCGCGGTGACCGCCGTCGCTCGCGAATTGCTGGGCTTCATGTGGGCGATTGCTTGTTGGGTAGAGAGGCAGCAGCAGGACGACCAGACCGTTGCGTGAGGGTCTACCAGCGTAAGGAGTGGGGGTGAAGGCAGTTTTGCGGTAGGCGGGTTGAATTCCGGGACCGGTACGGGGGAACCCTCGACGGTCGCTATGCGGCAGGCACGGCCTCGTCGACCCGTGCTCCTAGTCTGAGGCAGCCCCCGACGGATGGCGTGGGATGCGGTAACCAACCCGCGGATATCAGCGTGCCAACCGTCGGAAGCATACCCGGGACTCACCCGACTACCGCAGCTGTTGCGGACGGGGCTTGACGGCCTCGTTCATATCAGCGATACGATGGCTAGCGCGTTTCCACTGTGGTGACGTCCTAAACTGTCTGTAAACACGAAGCGGTCTGGGCTACCATCGATGGCGTCGGAAAACTCGTCCCAGCTGGGGCATACCGAGGAGGACCCAGACCGATGTCCAGGATACCACCCAGCCAGCAGTTGGCGGAGCTGGCGCAATCACTCAGCCAAAATGTAACCGAAGGGGGTCCCGGATCACTCACGGAGAAATCTTACCGAAGGGACGTGCTGTGCCAATGTCGCTCGCCAGCCGCCGGGAGTATCTCGCCACCATGCGAGAACGGTATTGGGCGGCCCGAACCCGCCGGGAACGAACCGAGATCCTGAACGAAGTCCAGCAAGTCTGTGGGTATCACCGCAAGTACGCGATCCGGGTCCTCCGACAGGCCACGCCGCCGGCCCCGGCCAAGCGCCGTCGCAAGCGGGCCCTGCGCTACCTCGAGGCCTTGCCGGTCATCGCACGGATCTGGGAAGCACTGGACTACCCTTGCGCCGAACGGCTTCACCCGGTGCTCTTGCCCATGGCCGAGCACCTGGCCGCCCACGGGGAAGTCGTCCTCACAGACGCCGTGCGCGAGGCCCTCCAGAAGATCAGCCGCGCCACCCTGGCCCGCCGCCTCGCTGCGATGCCCTCGCCCAAGCCGCGCCGTCGGCTTCCTCGTCCGCGACCGGGGCTTCTGCAAAGCCAGATCCCCATGGCCACCTACGACTGGGACGAAGCCCGGCCCGGGGCCTTGGAGGTCGATCTGGTCGAACATAACGGCGGCTCGACCGCCGGCCAGTACGCGTACACCCTCAGCATGGTCGACATCGTGACGGGCTGGAGCCGCCGCCGCGCCTTGCTCGGCCGAAGCCAGCGCGCCGTCCACGAAGCCATCCAGGACCTGATCGCCCAATGGCCCTATCCCGTCTGGGGCCTGCACACCGACAACGGTGCCGAGTTCGTCAACCATCACCTGCAGCGGTACGCCAAGGTACACCACCTGACGTTCACCCGCAGCCGCCCCTATCGCAAGAACGACAACGCCCACGTCGAGCAGCGCAACCGCCAGCTGGTCCGGGAGATCGTCGGCTATGCCCGCTACGACCGCCCCGAGCAGGTCGAACAGCTCAACCGGCTCTACGCCCGCTTGGACCTCTACGCCAACCTGTTCCTCCCAACCCGGAAACTCAAGAACAAGGTCCGGGACGGCGCCCGGGTGCGCAAATCCTACGACGCCGCCCGGCCCCCGCTGGATCGCATCCTCGAGCGCGACGTGCTCTCGCCCGAGGAACGGGCGCGCTGGCTGGCCCTTCGCCAGTCTCTCAACCCCCTAAAGCTCCATCGGGAGCTGGACGACCTGATCGCTGGCCTCCAGCAACCCCCGGAAACGGCCATGTCCGCCGATTGAGGTGTTCGGTAACATCCTTACGTGAGTGATCAGGACCCGTTGGGTAACATTTTTAGCTGAGTTGTCGGCATGATCGAAGTACAAGCCCCCAGCGGGCGGCAGGACAAGCGTGGCCGCCTCGGTAAGGGTCTGTGCAGACCCGTAGGCGGCCGTTTGGCGGGGCGCAGGCAGGAGGGACGGCCGCGCCGTGTCGTGGGCTTCGAGCTCGGTGAGTTGTCTGGTCGGCCCCCTCCTGCGAACCGCCTACATGGGCGCGGCTTCGGCCGATAGCCCGGACAGGTGAGTGCGCTGCGATTGCCGTCTGCGCCCCAAGAGCCCGGGAGAGGGGGAGCAACGCCGTGCCACGGTATTTCGGGCTGGACCTTCACAAACGGTACGTCCACGGCTGCGAATGGCAGGTGGACGCGCAAAAGGGAAGGCATTTCCGGTTCCCCAATTCGGAAGCCGGGTGGGCGACCTTCGTTGAGCAACTGCGTGCTGATGACGAGATCGCCCTCGAGGTCACCGGAAACGCCTTCAACGTGCACGACTTGCTTTCGTCGTATGCCGGTAAGGTCCTGCTGGCCAACCCCCTGGAGCTGAAGCGCTTGGGAGCAGGTCGGCACACGGATCGCGTGGATGCCGAACGGCTGGCCAAGATGCTGGCCCTGGGGATGGTGCCGGCCGTGTGGGTGCCACCGCGGGAGGTCCGCGACGTCCGGTGCCTTTTGCAATATCGGGACCGGTTGGTCCGGAACCGGCGGCGGTACCTGACCCAGGCCAAGTCCGTGTTCCAGCGACACGGGCTCCCCATCCCGCGGAAGGTGGACCCCCGGCAGTGGCTGAACCGAGAAGCCCTGAGCCAGTTGCCGCAGGCCGAACGCGTCATT
The sequence above is drawn from the Thermaerobacter sp. FW80 genome and encodes:
- a CDS encoding ArsR/SmtB family transcription factor, whose product is MEQRTPAGPDDGLCVCELESLLGLRQSLVSYHLRLLKQAGLVRETRRGRWSYYALDRTVLKELADKLSALASARPPEPADRSRDAGVGADLDGKGVTKMKDTRDPRERRHQQPGGFGAAAPATTGCCGEESCCGDTPEQATACCEEPACCDDCC
- a CDS encoding M28 family metallopeptidase; protein product: MLEVALPGSTEQVVRGANILARFPGAIGEALVLIGAHYDGVGDDTDGTRFPGASDNATGVAVVLEVARILARVGRPDGLQLAFVFFDAEELGARGSRSLARMLARSAPVRPGCLVQVINVDTVARLRDAVWVEGGPGADPLLAALDRAGRALDIPLQLGPVASDNRAFAAAGFPAVGIATGGDRSHLPSDVPGVVEPEALLTAARLLLGALWMLTDQT
- a CDS encoding IS256 family transposase, which codes for MTADFRMALLELLRQYQGEPEVDALREGLRWLAQQLMEVEVSELIGAQRYERTPSRTTYRNGYRPRRWDTRVGTIELQIPKLRRGSYFPSLLKPRRRAERALLAVVQEAYVHGVSTRKVDELVQALGVGGLSKSEVSRICAELDEHMERFRNRPLEGEYPYVWLDAKAVKVRQDGRVVNMAAVIAVGVRETGEREVLGFDVGAAETYEFWLDFLRRLVARGLKGVRLVISDAHEGLKRAIGEVLAGATWQRCRVHFMRNLLARVPKHAQSMVAALVRTIFAQPDRASARQQLEQVAANLERRFPQVASLLREAAEEVLAYMDFPPEHWRGIHSTNVLERLNRELARRCDVVGIFPNVAAVLRLLGALLEEQQDEWLVQRRYFSQASMAKLKGGDALGSDSVSALAVAAR
- a CDS encoding IS110 family transposase — protein: MVCYEAGPTGYGLQRLLASLGIECIVVAPALTPTRPGDRVKTDRRDAVRLAELLRAGELAPVWVPGEEDEALRDLVRAREDAKQDLLRARHRLSKFLLRHGIRPPQGVRRWSGRYREWLEGLELGQPVLQRVLREYVHAIDEIEERLKRLEAEIHEQATASVHAPVIQALQALRGVGEVVAVTAVAEVGSFLRFARARQLMAYAGIVPSEYSSGARRRRGAITKTGNAHLRRVLVEAAWSYRHPPALKAKIRQRYEGQPPEVQRMAWKAQERLCRRYRRMIARGKPHAVAVTAVARELLGFMWAIACWVERQQQDDQTVA
- a CDS encoding DDE-type integrase/transposase/recombinase — its product is MSLASRREYLATMRERYWAARTRRERTEILNEVQQVCGYHRKYAIRVLRQATPPAPAKRRRKRALRYLEALPVIARIWEALDYPCAERLHPVLLPMAEHLAAHGEVVLTDAVREALQKISRATLARRLAAMPSPKPRRRLPRPRPGLLQSQIPMATYDWDEARPGALEVDLVEHNGGSTAGQYAYTLSMVDIVTGWSRRRALLGRSQRAVHEAIQDLIAQWPYPVWGLHTDNGAEFVNHHLQRYAKVHHLTFTRSRPYRKNDNAHVEQRNRQLVREIVGYARYDRPEQVEQLNRLYARLDLYANLFLPTRKLKNKVRDGARVRKSYDAARPPLDRILERDVLSPEERARWLALRQSLNPLKLHRELDDLIAGLQQPPETAMSAD